A single Candoia aspera isolate rCanAsp1 chromosome 9, rCanAsp1.hap2, whole genome shotgun sequence DNA region contains:
- the TRIM29 gene encoding tripartite motif-containing protein 29 isoform X2, producing METARANGTTGKQEEAKTPTSPKKETEEGKKSSSPNKKEKETNKNNVAPNLETGQLKNSIYSGGDWKRPIIQFVESSDEKRATYFNMEAGEAKKPNFPTGQLGETRRSQVSFPERGDLRKPLFNMETKKTFSSEEVKKPMYSSGQIADLRKPITSLGESGETKRTNYNRVSRVSSGRPRVNLEEVLCDSCIDNKQKAVKSCLVCQASFCELHLKPHFEGAAFRDHQLLDPIKDFEARKCPIHGKTMELFCQTDQVCICYLCMFQEHKNHTTVTVEIEKSGKETELSLQKEQLQLKIIELEDEVDKWQKERDRIKNFTANEKATVDQHFKELIRDLEKQREEVKAGLDHREKVAVENIKEIMEELEERVKLLQDDKETREQIGQISDSVLFLQEFGAMMRSYVIPPSLPTYSILLEGENMSPAMGILRDDLLNVCMRHVEKICKADLSRNFIERNHMENGDHRYMMNNFSDWNQPDSLKRFSMFLTPKGGNYNTRGWEFSTMQTAEETLTTGNSAFSLKAYPSIVRHQTSKAQPQTWKSSKQSMLSHFRPFYVNKGNGVTSNEAP from the exons ATGGAAACAGCGAGGGCAAACGGGACCACAGGCAAGCAAGAGGAAGCGAAGACCCCCACTTCTccaaagaaagagacagaagaaGGGAAGAAATCCAGCAGCCCaaacaaaaaggagaaagaaaccaataaaaacaacgtTGCTCCGAACCTGGAGACAGGCCAACTCAAGAATTCTATCTACTCTGGAGGTGACTGGAAGAGGCCGATCATCCAGTTTGTTGAATCTTCTGATGAAAAGAGGGCAACCTACTTCAATATGGAGGCCGGGGAGGCCAAGAAGCCCAATTTCCCTACAGGGCAGCTAGGAGAAACCCGGAGATCCCAggtctcctttccagagagaggAGACTTGAGGAAGCCCCTGTTCAACATGGAGACAAAGAAAACTTTCAGCAGTGAAGAAGTGAAAAAGCCAATGTATTCCAGTGGGCAGATTGCAGATCTAAGGAAACCCATAACCTCCCTAGGGGAATCTGGAGAGACCAAAAGGACCAACTACAACAGGGTCAGCAGGGTATCTAGTGGAAGACCCCGTGTGAATCTGGAAGAGGTCCTTTGTGACTCTTGCATCGACAACAAGCAGAAGGCGGTGAAGTCCTGCCTGGTGTGTCAAGCCAGCTTCTGCGAGCTTCACCTGAAGCCCCACTTCGAAGGGGCCGCGTTTCGAGATCACCAGCTTCTGGATCCCATCAAGGACTTTGAAGCCAGAAAATGCCCCATACATGGCAAGACGATGGAGCTCTTCTGCCAGACCGACCAAGTCTGCATCTGTTATCTCTGCATGTTCCAGGAACACAAGAACCATACCACAGTGACGGTAGAGATTGAGAAATCTGGCAAAGAG ACTGAACTCTCTTTGCAAAAAGAGCAGCTACAGCTGAAGATCATCGAGCTTGAAGATGAAGTGGACAAGTGGCAGAAAGAGAGGGACCGCATCAAG AATTTTACTGCCAATGAAAAAGCCACGGTAGACCAGCATTTCAAAGAGCTGATCCGTGACCTGGAGAAACAGCGTGAGGAAGTCAAGGCTGGTCTGGACCACAGGGAGAAGGTTGCAGTAGAGAACATCAAGGAGATCATGGAAGAACTGGAAGAAAGAGTCAAACTGTTGCAAGATGATAAGGAAACTAGGGAGCAGATTGGCCAGATTAGCGATTCCGTGCTCTTCCTACAG gaaTTTGGAGCAATGATGAGAAGCTATGTTATTCCTCCATCTTTGCCAACATATAGCATCTTACTTGAAGGAGAGAACATGAGTCCAGCAATGGGAATACTCAGAGATGATCTCCTGAATGTATGCATGAGGCACGTTGAGAAAATCTGCAAGGCAGACCTTAGCAGGAATTTCATTGAGAGAAACCACATGGAAAATG GGGATCACCGTTACATGATGAACAACTTctctgactggaaccagccagaTAGCCTGAAGAGGTTTTCCATGTTCCTGACTCCAAAAG GAGGAAATTACAATACCCGAGGTTGGGAATTTTCTACCATGCAAACTGCAGAAGAGACTCTTACAACAGGGAACTCAGCTTTCTCCCTGAAAG CCTATCCTTCAATCGTGAGGCACCAAACCTCAAAGGCACAGCCACAGACATGGAAATCTTCCAAGCAAAGCATGCTG
- the TRIM29 gene encoding tripartite motif-containing protein 29 isoform X1: METARANGTTGKQEEAKTPTSPKKETEEGKKSSSPNKKEKETNKNNVAPNLETGQLKNSIYSGGDWKRPIIQFVESSDEKRATYFNMEAGEAKKPNFPTGQLGETRRSQVSFPERGDLRKPLFNMETKKTFSSEEVKKPMYSSGQIADLRKPITSLGESGETKRTNYNRVSRVSSGRPRVNLEEVLCDSCIDNKQKAVKSCLVCQASFCELHLKPHFEGAAFRDHQLLDPIKDFEARKCPIHGKTMELFCQTDQVCICYLCMFQEHKNHTTVTVEIEKSGKETELSLQKEQLQLKIIELEDEVDKWQKERDRIKNFTANEKATVDQHFKELIRDLEKQREEVKAGLDHREKVAVENIKEIMEELEERVKLLQDDKETREQIGQISDSVLFLQEFGAMMRSYVIPPSLPTYSILLEGENMSPAMGILRDDLLNVCMRHVEKICKADLSRNFIERNHMENGDHRYMMNNFSDWNQPDSLKRFSMFLTPKGGNYNTRGWEFSTMQTAEETLTTGNSAFSLKVGNGTKMPYQFPPIGQSSPGDFSKQSDGSLYTKNAYPSIVRHQTSKAQPQTWKSSKQSMLSHFRPFYVNKGNGVTSNEAP, encoded by the exons ATGGAAACAGCGAGGGCAAACGGGACCACAGGCAAGCAAGAGGAAGCGAAGACCCCCACTTCTccaaagaaagagacagaagaaGGGAAGAAATCCAGCAGCCCaaacaaaaaggagaaagaaaccaataaaaacaacgtTGCTCCGAACCTGGAGACAGGCCAACTCAAGAATTCTATCTACTCTGGAGGTGACTGGAAGAGGCCGATCATCCAGTTTGTTGAATCTTCTGATGAAAAGAGGGCAACCTACTTCAATATGGAGGCCGGGGAGGCCAAGAAGCCCAATTTCCCTACAGGGCAGCTAGGAGAAACCCGGAGATCCCAggtctcctttccagagagaggAGACTTGAGGAAGCCCCTGTTCAACATGGAGACAAAGAAAACTTTCAGCAGTGAAGAAGTGAAAAAGCCAATGTATTCCAGTGGGCAGATTGCAGATCTAAGGAAACCCATAACCTCCCTAGGGGAATCTGGAGAGACCAAAAGGACCAACTACAACAGGGTCAGCAGGGTATCTAGTGGAAGACCCCGTGTGAATCTGGAAGAGGTCCTTTGTGACTCTTGCATCGACAACAAGCAGAAGGCGGTGAAGTCCTGCCTGGTGTGTCAAGCCAGCTTCTGCGAGCTTCACCTGAAGCCCCACTTCGAAGGGGCCGCGTTTCGAGATCACCAGCTTCTGGATCCCATCAAGGACTTTGAAGCCAGAAAATGCCCCATACATGGCAAGACGATGGAGCTCTTCTGCCAGACCGACCAAGTCTGCATCTGTTATCTCTGCATGTTCCAGGAACACAAGAACCATACCACAGTGACGGTAGAGATTGAGAAATCTGGCAAAGAG ACTGAACTCTCTTTGCAAAAAGAGCAGCTACAGCTGAAGATCATCGAGCTTGAAGATGAAGTGGACAAGTGGCAGAAAGAGAGGGACCGCATCAAG AATTTTACTGCCAATGAAAAAGCCACGGTAGACCAGCATTTCAAAGAGCTGATCCGTGACCTGGAGAAACAGCGTGAGGAAGTCAAGGCTGGTCTGGACCACAGGGAGAAGGTTGCAGTAGAGAACATCAAGGAGATCATGGAAGAACTGGAAGAAAGAGTCAAACTGTTGCAAGATGATAAGGAAACTAGGGAGCAGATTGGCCAGATTAGCGATTCCGTGCTCTTCCTACAG gaaTTTGGAGCAATGATGAGAAGCTATGTTATTCCTCCATCTTTGCCAACATATAGCATCTTACTTGAAGGAGAGAACATGAGTCCAGCAATGGGAATACTCAGAGATGATCTCCTGAATGTATGCATGAGGCACGTTGAGAAAATCTGCAAGGCAGACCTTAGCAGGAATTTCATTGAGAGAAACCACATGGAAAATG GGGATCACCGTTACATGATGAACAACTTctctgactggaaccagccagaTAGCCTGAAGAGGTTTTCCATGTTCCTGACTCCAAAAG GAGGAAATTACAATACCCGAGGTTGGGAATTTTCTACCATGCAAACTGCAGAAGAGACTCTTACAACAGGGAACTCAGCTTTCTCCCTGAAAG TTGGCAATGGAACCAAGATGCCATATCAGTTTCCCCCAATTGGCCAGAGTTCACCTGGGGATTTCAGCAAGCAGTCTGACGGCAGCCTCTATACTAAGAATG CCTATCCTTCAATCGTGAGGCACCAAACCTCAAAGGCACAGCCACAGACATGGAAATCTTCCAAGCAAAGCATGCTG